The Hippoglossus hippoglossus isolate fHipHip1 chromosome 10, fHipHip1.pri, whole genome shotgun sequence DNA segment aAGCATAAAAACTAAAGTAAGAGGttagtgaaataaaactgaaaatctgaaCACGATAATccatatatttaattaaaaaaactgcttcTTTGAGAAAAACTAGTGGTCTAAAGTGACTACCTGAAATAATGCAATGGGCTACATatcatttaacattttgattgttgcatgaaaaacaaattagaTTGCAGAGCCTAAATAATTTGATTACCTTAACCTTTTCCCACTACTCAAGGAAAGGGTTTATGGAAAATGCTGTGAGTCTtctggagaaagaaaagtttCCCACTGCGCCTCATTTGATAGATGCTGTGCCCCTGTCCCTCTGACTTGTTCATGTGATTACAAAGCAGTTGTCATAGATGGATTTTCATGAAATGGCCAAGTTAAGGGAAATTGCAGGAGTGTGTAGCCTTCACGATAAGAAAATAGGTAAAAAATTCCAGACATTTCAAATGGTAGACATAGTGAAGATTTTTGGAACAACATGTCCTATAACAGAGTGAGGTTTTCCTTCTATTCACATTAAACTAAATAATGTAAGGGTTATGTTTgagttttgttcatgtttgtgtgaagtTAGTAGGGTAAATAGCCTAATTAAATATTTGGATAACTATCAAATGAaggtgaatgaaaaaaaataaggAAGTAACATCACCGAGGTTTATTTGAATAGGTTTGGGTGTAAAAACTAACTTTGCGAAAAAAGCAAAGGCACCGACCTCTAAGCATCTTGGAACACTTCAACAAATGTGTATCAAAACATCTATATCACTGGAGCAGCCAAGCACAACCAAATAATAAGAACAAATATATAGCCGGAAATATATATCCCTTGTCATTATAACAATAGTACCAATGACCATCCAGATAAAATACTGCGTGGTAACCACAATAAAAATAGACAAAGTGGAGGTGAACACCATCACAAAAGAAACATATCAAGTAGCTTACACCACTAAGAACTCTGCCTACATGCTTCAACAAAGTTAGTAGGGCTCAGAGTCTGGTCAGCAGTGAGTGCGTAGTCAATTGTAACAAACGTAACGTGATGCAATGTTTCTACAACTTGTGGTCAGGTAGGCACCATATAAATACTAAGTGCTGTGTAAAGTTCCCATGCCATCATCCTTCTATGGTTGATATCACAAATGGAATGATCATTTGAACAAAAGCACATCTCAACATGGAAGCCTGTGACATATTGGGAAGATTGGTGGTTACTTCAATTGGTAAAACTTTGAACATCTGTCATCAAGTAAACATAAGAAATATGTATAACCAGAAGAAagcagtaaaagaaaacaatgaatgCGTTTTAATCAGTAAAATGATTCCTACCTCTGGAGAATCATCAACACCTCCAAACATATCTACAAAGTCAGAAGGACTTTTCCTCAGAGTCTGGTCAGCAggcagtgtgttgtcattgtaaGATGTCACGAACTTAAAGTCACTGGTTCGAGAACCTGTTGTCAGGTAGGCGTCATAATTGTAAGTGCTGCGTAAAGTTCCTGTGCCGTCAACATCTGCGTAATTAGGAGGGAGATAAGCGCTGGGGATGGCGACAGCTCCGTCAAACAACAGTCTGGGCTTTCTCCTGCGACAAAACCTCACacccatgatgatgatgatgaaggtcagGAAAAAGGTGGAGACAGACACCAGCGCGATGATCAGGTAGGAGGTCAGTTTTGAATTCTTCTCATCATAAGAAATGTCCTTCAGCTCTGGCACCTCAGCCAAGTTAtcagaaataagtaaatacatggaacaggtggcagacagagagggctgTCCGTTATCTTTCACCGCCACAATAAGGTTCTGTTTCATGCTGTCAGATTCAGAAATGTCCCGCTGTGTCCTGATCTCTCCGCTGTGGACACCAATAGTGAAAAGTCCCGGATCAGTGGATTTGACTATATGATAGGACAGCCAGGCGTTCTGTCCGGAATCCGCGTCCACCGCGATCACTTTGGACACCAGAGAGCCTCCGTGTGCAGCTTTGGGGACCAGCTCGGTCATGAAGGAGTTGCCCTGCGGGGCGGGGTACAGTATCTGAGGAGAGTTGTCGTTCACATCCGATATGAAGACGCTGACGGTCACGTTGCTGCTGAGCGGAGGAGAACCGTTGTCTCTGGCCATCACGTGGACTTTAAAGCTCCTGAACTGTTCATAATCAAACGACCTCACAGCGTGGATCACCCCCGTGTCTCCGTTAACTGATAGATAGGAGGACACCGAGACACCGTTCACCTCGCCAGGTAAAAGAGAATAAACCACTGTACCGTTTTGTCTCCAGTCGGGGTCTCGAGCAGTAACGGAACATAAAGTGGAGccaggtttgttattttcagtcacatatGCGCTGTAGGACTGTTCCTCAAACACAGGTGGGTTGTCGTTGATGTCAGCTACAGATAACTGAACAGTtttagaggaggacagaggtggagagccCTCGTCTGTGGCAGTGATTGTAATGTTGTAATCTGACACTAGTTCACGGTCCAGTTGTCCTGTGGTCACCAGagaataatagtttttaatagaGGGAACTAacttaaaagggacattttgcTGAATGGAGCAGCGAACCTGTCCGCTTGtctcagagtctctgtcctgCACGTTGATGATGCCCACCTCTGTACCAGGTGACACGTTCTCGGGCATGGGATTGGTCAATGATTTTAGATATACAACTGGGGCGTTGTCATTTACATCAATAATATCAATCATGACTTTGGAGTCAGATGAAAGTCCATAACCATCTTTGGCATCAATCCGCATTTCATATTTAGAATTACTCTCGAAATCAAGTGGTCCTATGACTTTTATCTCTCCAGTTTTACTGTTCAGGGAAAACACCTTCTTAGCTCTTTCTGAAATACGACTAAATTCATATGTCACCTCCCCATTGATTCCCTCATCTGCATCACTGGCACTGACTGTGACAACAATAGTATCAACGGCAGCGTTTTCAGGTAGACTGGCTTTGTAAACAGTCCGGTCAAACACCGGTGCGTTATCATTAGCATCTAACACAGTAACATGTATATTCGCAGTTCCTGATCTTTGTGGGACGCCACCATCAACTGCAATCAGCATGAAATTTAAATCGTGCTCCTTTTCACGGTCAAGCTCTTTATCTAATACCAACTCGACGCTCTTAGATCCATCGCTGTCGTCTCgaacagataaaacaaaatgttcgTTCTTTTGTAAACTGTATTGTTTAACTGTATTTTGTCCGATGTCAGTGTCGTGTGCTTCGTTGACCCGATATCGGGCTCCTTTGTCAGCAGATTCTCTGATTTCCAACTTAATTGTTTCCTTTGGAAAAACGGGTGTATTATCATTTACATCCTGGATGAGAAGTGAAATGCGGTGCAGCTCCAGAGGACTCTCTAAGACCAATTCGAATTTAAGCATACATGAAACCTTCTCGCcacacagctcctctctgtcaATCTTTTCCCTGATGACAAAATCTCCcgtttttaaatcaatgttgcAGTAGTGCTGGTAGTTTTCCTCCGTGTCAATACGGGCTTTACGGGTGAATAATTTCCGTGCTTCCAGGCCGAGGTCCTTTGCGATATTTCCAACAATGGATCCGGGCCTCATCTCCTCCGGAACGGAGTAGCTGAGGTCTGCCGTGGTGATGCTGACGCAAAGAGCAAATCCGAAGACAAAACTAAGCAGCGATTTCCTTTTGAGGTCCATTATTTTTCCAGAGCGTGGTTACAGACACAAAAATCTACTAGTCCCTGATTATATTACAACGTAATGGTAAAAATCAAGATACGTTGCTCCCACAGCAATGGCAGCTGTCGTCTAAATGCTTGGAATACTCCTTTTGTCGTGGGTGGAGAAATGTTCTTCATATGTGCTAGTGAGCAGCGACGCCCTGAGtttatttgcaatattacaAATGAACAAGCACGAGGTAAAAGGTATATTCCACAGTTGCTGCAATGCTTGGTAAG contains these protein-coding regions:
- the LOC117769775 gene encoding protocadherin beta-15-like gives rise to the protein MDLKRKSLLSFVFGFALCVSITTADLSYSVPEEMRPGSIVGNIAKDLGLEARKLFTRKARIDTEENYQHYCNIDLKTGDFVIREKIDREELCGEKVSCMLKFELVLESPLELHRISLLIQDVNDNTPVFPKETIKLEIRESADKGARYRVNEAHDTDIGQNTVKQYSLQKNEHFVLSVRDDSDGSKSVELVLDKELDREKEHDLNFMLIAVDGGVPQRSGTANIHVTVLDANDNAPVFDRTVYKASLPENAAVDTIVVTVSASDADEGINGEVTYEFSRISERAKKVFSLNSKTGEIKVIGPLDFESNSKYEMRIDAKDGYGLSSDSKVMIDIIDVNDNAPVVYLKSLTNPMPENVSPGTEVGIINVQDRDSETSGQVRCSIQQNVPFKLVPSIKNYYSLVTTGQLDRELVSDYNITITATDEGSPPLSSSKTVQLSVADINDNPPVFEEQSYSAYVTENNKPGSTLCSVTARDPDWRQNGTVVYSLLPGEVNGVSVSSYLSVNGDTGVIHAVRSFDYEQFRSFKVHVMARDNGSPPLSSNVTVSVFISDVNDNSPQILYPAPQGNSFMTELVPKAAHGGSLVSKVIAVDADSGQNAWLSYHIVKSTDPGLFTIGVHSGEIRTQRDISESDSMKQNLIVAVKDNGQPSLSATCSMYLLISDNLAEVPELKDISYDEKNSKLTSYLIIALVSVSTFFLTFIIIIMGVRFCRRRKPRLLFDGAVAIPSAYLPPNYADVDGTGTLRSTYNYDAYLTTGSRTSDFKFVTSYNDNTLPADQTLRKSPSDFVDMFGGVDDSPEKDDGMGTLHST